The DNA window CCCTCGCGGAACTTCGGCATCGTCTCCTGGAAGTCCCTGGCCTCGATGGTACAGCCCTCGGTGAAATCTTCGGGATAGAAGTAGACGACGGTGGGCTCGTCGAAATCCGGGGTGACCGTCTCGCCGTACTGGTTCTGCGCGCTTATCTCCGGGGCCGGGTCGCCGGGTTCGAGCATACCGGGTGGACGGCACGGCCGGATTTACGAATTTGGGTGGGAATGGACCCTGCCCCAGCCGCCGGTCGGCGGCGTTTGGACAACCCTTTAACGTCGCCGCCGGAAGTCGCGAGTATGTCGCAGCCACGACTCCTGATTCTCGGTCCGCCGGGAGCAGGCAAAGGGACACAGAGCGCGAACATCGCCGACGAGTACGACGTTTCGCATATCACGACCGGCGACGCGCTCCGGGCGAACAAGGATATGGACATCACCGACATGGACACGGAGTACGACACGCCCCGTGAGTACATGGAGGCGGGCGACCTCGTGCCCGACGCCGTCGTCAACGCTATCGTCGACGAGGCGCTCAACTCCGCCGATGGGTTCGTGCTCGACGGCTACCCCCGGAACCTGGAGCAGGCAGAGGAACTGGAGGGGATGACCGACCTCGACGTCATCCTCTCACTGGACGTCTCCCGCGAAGAGCTCGTCGACCGACTCA is part of the Haloarcula salinisoli genome and encodes:
- a CDS encoding adenylate kinase, giving the protein MSQPRLLILGPPGAGKGTQSANIADEYDVSHITTGDALRANKDMDITDMDTEYDTPREYMEAGDLVPDAVVNAIVDEALNSADGFVLDGYPRNLEQAEELEGMTDLDVILSLDVSREELVDRLTGRRVCDDCGTNYHVEFNQPEDAGVCDECGGELIQRDDDNEESVRNRLDVFDENTAPVIDHYEDHDGFVAIDGEQTPDEVWTDIDEAVAAHAE